AGTATGTGTAAGTGTTGAGTGAGtgagtgtgtgtgtgtgtcaATGTGCTGTGTTTGAAGTTATGAACAAACGACATTAGACGACATGTGACACAAGTATTAATATACAGGAAATCATAAGGGGGAAAGAAAGTGTGAACAAAAATGTCTCTCTCTCACGCgtgtgttgttgttgttgatttctttcttgCTCTTGTCGTCGTCAAAAGGGAAAGATGGGGCGCTACcaattaacaatttttcttcttcttcttcttcttctttcctTATACTTCCCATctattaacaacaacaggcTACGTGAAGCTTTTACTTAATATGATGACCTATGGGCTTATCACTCAATACCGTAAATTTGTTAAGGATGTAATTACTGTAGAATTActtatttatatttcattttttttttctttattcaGTGTCAAGGCCCATCTTTCTAGTAAAGAATTTAACAGATTACTCAATTCCAAGTTGAATTCTTGGTAATTCACTTTTATTAAATAGGTaaaatcttttttcttGTGTTTGAAGTTTTTAAAGCATTGATAAATACTAGTTGAACTTGTTGTCTCATATTGGAAAGACTTTGTGTTTGATTTACGAAGaaggaagaaagaagagagaaaaaaaaaaaacaacaccaaaatcaaaatcaaaatcaaaacaaaccaTACAACATCAGATTAATTCTATATGTTTTAGTTAAGCATATTCTTCACCGTTAAGAAATTCACTCTACgcatatatatacatacatacagCCAATATGGCACAACAAGAACTACCACAGCAGAATCaaagatttaataatttagaCAATTGTACTGATTCATTACgtcaatcaatcaaaatattacaacaatcaaataaacTATTAGATGAAACATTACAAGATAGTACTAgattaattaaaatattatcCACCAATAaagtatttgatttaattccTGAATTAGATTTAAATGATgctaaatcaaattttacaagaaatattacacctcaattaaatcaacaattaaataaattagaagatgaattaattaGATTACAAACTAATAAAACTACTTTaactaataaattaaaattaattaatgttcgattgaaaaattatcaaagaaaaagtaatGGAAATGATcatgatggtgatgatgatgatgaagaaggaggaggaggaagagTAAGGGGAAGGAAGAATTTTAATAGTAGTGGATTAAGTGATGtggatattgataatttattaatcaatagACATAAAAATGGTTATGATGCTAATAAACTTCATCAATTACGATTTTTAAGAGATAAAAAAACTCGATTACAATATTCTTTAAATCGATTAAGTTAAACTTCTGACAGGGGTAGGGGCGGGGGTTATAACTGTGGATATGATTACTGGCAAAAGAAGAGGGAAGGGTTGAGAAAGTTATTAATATATGTATTTAAAGTTGATCTTTTTGGAATATAAACTTACCCTCCCTTTAATGTAATGTTAAAGACCTGTATTAAGATGAAATCAAGTAAGTAAAATGCCTACCCCGTTTTACAAAGAATGTGTGAATATTGTTAGGTAGGTTACATCTTCATAGAAAGATTGatagaatgaaaaaaaaaaaaaaaaggtatATAGTATCACGTGACTCTgtgttattatttaatttaagtTAAAAATTCCGAATGAAAGAAATCGACAATTTTATGTCAGGCgagttttttgttttttgttttttgttttttgtttttgcaGTTCTTTAGAAACATTATTCTTTTTGCCACCGCCATCGTCCTAATATCCACATAATACACATAACCTActtaatttgattttgattataaatcaaaCTATTCAATAAAGAATTACTATAAATATCAGTTTGAATTCCTTATAAACTTTGTTCCTTTAAATCATAgtaattattaaattttcctttttttttttctttttcacaCAATATGTCATCATCGTCTGGTGTaactaatttatttattgataaatctcAACAACCAAATCAAGATGAACAAggattaataaatattggGAAAAATTGTCAATATTGTAATCAATTAGATTTTTTACCTTTTATATGTGAATTTTGTGAAAAAACATTTTGTTCTCAACATCGAACTATTGAACAACATCAATGTATTGGTaaagataaatttttcaatcaacaTCATTCATCATCTAGATCATCTAGTCCTGAATCgggtaataataattataataatactagTATTTCTTCCAAAAGTTTATTCCCAGATCGAGAAGCTGATAAACGGAAATTAGAAGcgaaattgaattcaattaatcCAAAACGACCAACTACTATTAAAGAAACTCAATTCAGAGTTGGAGATGTGGCTATTGGATCTAATGCATTTaagaaatttcaaaaattctTAACCACTCAAAAgatgaacaagaacaaaaacaGTGTCAATGgattgaattcaatttcaaaattatttggtaaatcaacttctaataataataataaatttattgatattgctaatttaaaaaaaaatgctaaaggtgataataaaattaaaattaatgatagaatatatatttggTGTATTTATGTGAAAAATcctgatttatcaatatcaattgataaagataaaaaacCGATATTTATATCGAAAAATTGGGTTGTTGGAAGATCACTTGATTCAATTGCTGATAATTTAcatattcaaaataataataatattactaATGAATCACTGgagaaattaaatatttttaaattagaaaataatggtaaagatgatgttgatggagaaccaaaattgataattacaTCTTTAAAATCAACTGTTTTTAAAACTGGTgatataatatatttagTTAGAGGAACtatataaatttttaaaacattTAGTATAGAGACTTGTATTTATAttcatatttatatttatataataacaacataTGTATTtcatgaaaaaaaaaaaaaaaaataataataataataataataatgataataataataaatcaaatacttCTCTACTTCTATATTACTTCTTTCTTAATAAACATCTTTTGGTTGATCATGATGAAGCCAAttcattaaacaattttgatCATATAAATGTTCCCATCTACTAAATTTTGCAATTTCACACATTTGAGTAGTTTCAGTATTTGGACAATTTGTATAAGGATCATGATCATAACCAAtatctttaaaaaaatgaattttatctttatcaGCAAATAAACTAACTCCAATTGAATGTACTGGGGCATCCCCCCAACGTTCATAATAGAATTTCCCAGTAGAATCAAGATATTTAACCCAATTATCATAAGCTTCATTACggaaaaaatcaaaatcaccaatttcaaaatttgacCAAAAATGACAAGTTGAATAACCTCCAGcaaatttagtttttttaggattttgtaaatcttCTAATAACCATTGAAATGATCCCTTAGGgttaatatatttataattatccccttgatttaaatatttaatagTTTCTGGCCAAAGAGTTTTCACtgattcttcattatcatataaattaatagtAAATCCATAAATTTTCCCTGTGGTTTCCatatatttgaaaacatcataattaatatcagtgaaaaaattaacaTGAGGTTCAACTCgccaataatatttatatttagcCAATTCAGgaattttataaaattgaCTCAGATAAAATCGACACATATTATGATAAGATTGTTTTTTGGCGTAAGCAACATCATGTTTAAACAtaatttccatttcttttgattctttaaCAGTATCTATAAATGATGGTTTTTCCCAATATTCAggtttgatttgaataaattcaaCTGGAGCATTACCAgtaaattttaaaattcgTTGTTTAAATCGATCAGTAAATGGttcatcatttaaaaaaGTATAAggataattatatttactattaaattttttttgtaatcgTTTAATACTAATCCCAATTGATtgtaattcattattacgTACTAATGATAAAATAGTGGCATTAGCTCTTTTATAACTAGGTAATTCTTCTGGAGGTGGCGGCGGAACTAATATAGCATCTTTAGGTTGACCAATAGGATTAGATCctaataattctttataatctttcatattttgatgaagaatttgttCAGGTGTACCTTTTTTATTAcctttatttaaaaatttgaattttacATTACCTGGAATTAATGTAAACCCATTAATATCAAGATCATCTAATGAATCATTACTagttttgttattattgctGTTGGAAATTCCTTTAAATCCAGgtaaatatgaaaaatcaaatttattggtTAATGAAGTTatagaatttgaaaaatcttcAGGAGTATAATTTTCCACTATTTTAATTATATGATGATGTCCAT
This is a stretch of genomic DNA from Candida dubliniensis CD36 chromosome 1, complete sequence. It encodes these proteins:
- a CDS encoding 19-kda spindle pole component protein, putative (Similar to S. cerevisiae SPC19;~Similar to C. albicans SPC19) yields the protein MAQQELPQQNQRFNNLDNCTDSLRQSIKILQQSNKLLDETLQDSTRLIKILSTNKVFDLIPELDLNDAKSNFTRNITPQLNQQLNKLEDELIRLQTNKTTLTNKLKLINVRLKNYQRKSNGNDHDGDDDDEEGGGGRVRGRKNFNSSGLSDVDIDNLLINRHKNGYDANKLHQLRFLRDKKTRLQYSLNRLS
- a CDS encoding KTR/MNT-family mannosyltransferase, putative (Similar to S. cerevisiae KTR4;~Similar to C. albicans MNT4), which produces MISIISLRKRKLVSILAIFTIFIISSSIIGYYNGHHHIIKIVENYTPEDFSNSITSLTNKFDFSYLPGFKGISNSNNNKTSNDSLDDLDINGFTLIPGNVKFKFLNKGNKKGTPEQILHQNMKDYKELLGSNPIGQPKDAILVPPPPPEELPSYKRANATILSLVRNNELQSIGISIKRLQKKFNSKYNYPYTFLNDEPFTDRFKQRILKFTGNAPVEFIQIKPEYWEKPSFIDTVKESKEMEIMFKHDVAYAKKQSYHNMCRFYSSQFYKIPELAKYKYYWRVEPHVNFFTDINYDVFKYMETTGKIYGFTINLYDNEESVKTLWPETIKYLNQGDNYKYINPKGSFQWLLEDLQNPKKTKFAGGYSTCHFWSNFEIGDFDFFRNEAYDNWVKYLDSTGKFYYERWGDAPVHSIGVSLFADKDKIHFFKDIGYDHDPYTNCPNTETTQMCEIAKFSRWEHLYDQNCLMNWLHHDQPKDVY